One genomic segment of Alkalicoccobacillus plakortidis includes these proteins:
- a CDS encoding PhoH family protein, whose translation MSETKMLHLEPKNTNETQLLFGPNDSHIKKVEEALAVQIVTRGEEVTVTGSEEGIKQTADVFQTLLHLLRKGLSVSERDVVYACGLAKKGQLDELYELYDEKIATSVKGKVIRAKTLGQKHYVTQIRKKDMTFGIGPAGTGKTYLAVVMAVNALKDGAVQRIVLTRPTVEAGESLGFLPGDLKEKVDPYLRPLYDALHDVLGVEQTTRLMERGTIEVAPLAYMRGRTLDDAFVILDEAQNTTREQMKMFITRLGFGSKMVINGDLTQIDLPKGKQSGLETACGILKNVKGIGMIYLQQSDVVRHTLVQQIIQAYDTSGQNS comes from the coding sequence TTGTCAGAAACCAAGATGCTCCATCTAGAGCCAAAAAACACAAATGAAACACAATTATTATTTGGTCCAAACGATTCACATATAAAGAAGGTAGAAGAAGCTTTAGCTGTTCAAATAGTCACTAGAGGTGAAGAGGTGACTGTAACAGGAAGCGAAGAAGGCATCAAACAGACGGCAGATGTGTTTCAAACGCTGCTACACCTTTTAAGAAAAGGTTTAAGTGTATCTGAACGAGATGTTGTCTATGCTTGCGGACTAGCCAAAAAAGGCCAATTGGATGAGCTATACGAGCTATATGATGAAAAAATAGCGACTTCTGTAAAAGGTAAGGTTATTCGTGCCAAAACGCTTGGACAAAAACATTATGTAACACAGATCCGTAAAAAAGATATGACGTTTGGAATTGGTCCCGCCGGAACGGGGAAAACCTACTTAGCTGTAGTGATGGCAGTTAACGCTTTAAAAGACGGTGCCGTACAAAGGATTGTCCTGACAAGGCCAACGGTTGAAGCAGGTGAAAGTCTGGGGTTCTTGCCAGGTGACTTAAAGGAAAAGGTTGATCCTTACTTAAGACCTTTGTATGATGCGTTGCATGATGTTCTTGGAGTTGAGCAAACAACAAGATTAATGGAACGTGGAACCATTGAAGTAGCACCACTTGCGTATATGCGTGGCAGGACACTCGACGATGCATTTGTGATCTTGGATGAGGCGCAGAATACAACAAGAGAGCAAATGAAGATGTTTATAACAAGACTAGGCTTCGGCTCAAAAATGGTGATAAATGGTGACTTAACTCAGATTGATCTTCCGAAAGGCAAACAATCTGGTCTTGAAACAGCTTGTGGGATCTTAAAGAATGTGAAAGGTATTGGCATGATATACCTGCAGCAATCTGATGTGGTCCGTCATACATTAGTGCAACAAATTATTCAAGCCTACGATACTTCAGGGCAGAATTCCTAA
- the yqfC gene encoding sporulation protein YqfC encodes MGKLMGPVRKWMMQHMQLPADVMMDLPRITMIGQLHIYIENHKGVLRFSKTELRLLLKQGQVLIKGDQFVIKTIFPEELLLEGRIDQVIYVNETNKDS; translated from the coding sequence ATGGGAAAACTGATGGGACCTGTACGGAAATGGATGATGCAGCATATGCAGCTTCCCGCAGATGTCATGATGGACCTGCCCAGAATTACAATGATTGGTCAATTGCATATCTATATTGAGAACCATAAAGGAGTGTTACGTTTTTCGAAAACGGAACTAAGACTATTGCTGAAGCAAGGCCAAGTACTGATAAAAGGAGATCAATTTGTTATTAAAACAATCTTCCCCGAAGAGCTTTTACTAGAAGGAAGGATAGATCAAGTTATTTATGTCAATGAGACAAATAAAGACTCCTAA
- the floA gene encoding flotillin-like protein FloA (flotillin-like protein involved in membrane lipid rafts), with amino-acid sequence MPFDEGTIFILIAIAVVIILLAVLFTFVPVALWISAIAAGVKISIFELIGMRLRRVVPARVVNPLIKAVKAGIDLDTSRLEGHYLAGGNVDRVVNALIAAQRANIELPFERAAAIDLAGRDVLEAVQMSVNPKVIETPFIAGVAMDGIEIKAKSRITVRANIDRLVGGACEDTVIARVGEGIVSTIGSQHNHKKVLENPDMISQTVLSKGLDSGTAFEILSIDIADIDIGKNIGAELQTDQAEADKNIAQAKAEERRAMAVAQEQEMRARVEEMRAKVVEAEAEVPLALSEALRSGRMGVMDYMNYQNVMADTDMRDSISKSTDDNDTNKDNN; translated from the coding sequence ATGCCATTTGATGAAGGAACAATATTTATTCTCATCGCTATAGCAGTTGTAATCATACTTCTTGCTGTACTATTCACTTTTGTTCCTGTTGCACTATGGATTTCAGCCATTGCAGCAGGAGTAAAAATCAGTATCTTTGAACTAATTGGAATGAGGCTTCGTCGGGTTGTACCTGCACGAGTAGTAAATCCATTAATCAAAGCAGTTAAAGCAGGTATTGATTTGGATACCTCAAGACTTGAGGGTCACTATTTAGCAGGTGGTAACGTTGACCGTGTTGTTAACGCACTAATTGCTGCACAACGTGCGAACATTGAATTACCATTTGAGCGTGCGGCAGCGATTGATTTAGCTGGACGTGACGTTTTAGAGGCAGTACAAATGAGTGTAAATCCAAAAGTAATTGAAACACCATTTATTGCTGGTGTGGCTATGGACGGGATTGAAATCAAAGCTAAATCAAGAATTACCGTTCGTGCAAACATTGATCGTCTAGTTGGGGGTGCTTGTGAAGATACAGTTATCGCCCGTGTTGGTGAGGGAATCGTATCAACAATTGGTTCTCAACATAATCACAAAAAAGTCCTTGAAAATCCAGACATGATCTCACAAACTGTTCTTTCAAAAGGCTTAGATTCCGGTACAGCATTTGAAATCCTATCAATTGATATTGCTGATATTGATATCGGTAAGAACATCGGTGCGGAACTACAAACAGACCAAGCTGAAGCAGATAAAAACATTGCACAGGCAAAAGCAGAAGAACGTCGTGCGATGGCTGTTGCACAAGAGCAAGAAATGAGAGCCCGTGTAGAAGAAATGCGTGCGAAAGTTGTGGAGGCAGAGGCAGAAGTACCATTAGCCTTGTCAGAAGCATTACGTTCAGGACGTATGGGTGTCATGGATTACATGAATTATCAAAATGTCATGGCCGATACGGATATGAGAGATTCAATCAGTAAATCAACAGATGACAATGACACAAATAAAGACAACAACTAA
- a CDS encoding NfeD family protein, translated as MLLAIGVALAVSIVAAVTLFRYLGNRGPWKKMVLDAATTTEEGYISNETQSELISMHGRALTILRPGGSAQFGEERLDVVSEGGYIEQGSLLKVVYTSGSRIVVREVKPDQNHKEE; from the coding sequence ATGCTCTTAGCAATTGGGGTAGCATTAGCTGTATCAATCGTAGCGGCTGTTACCTTGTTTAGGTATCTTGGTAACCGAGGTCCTTGGAAGAAGATGGTTTTAGATGCAGCAACAACAACCGAAGAAGGATATATTTCAAATGAAACACAAAGTGAGCTAATCTCTATGCATGGCAGGGCTTTGACTATACTGAGACCAGGTGGTTCGGCTCAGTTTGGTGAAGAACGTCTTGACGTTGTATCAGAGGGTGGATATATTGAACAAGGTAGCTTACTAAAGGTTGTCTACACTTCTGGATCACGCATTGTGGTTCGTGAAGTGAAGCCTGACCAAAATCATAAGGAGGAATAA
- a CDS encoding GatB/YqeY domain-containing protein: MILLDWLNQDMKLAMKSKNKLELSVIRMVKASIQNEQIKLGHDLSEEDSLTVLNRELKQRKDSLHEFEQAGREDLAIRQREEIAILHKYLPEQLTEEEVRQIVTETIAETGASQKSDMGKVMGAIMPKVKGKADGSVINRLVLESLS; this comes from the coding sequence CTGATTCTTCTTGATTGGTTAAACCAGGATATGAAGTTGGCGATGAAGAGTAAAAACAAACTAGAACTTTCTGTAATACGTATGGTTAAAGCTTCTATTCAGAATGAGCAGATTAAATTGGGACATGATTTATCTGAAGAAGATAGCCTAACGGTGCTGAATCGTGAGCTTAAACAGCGCAAGGATTCCCTCCATGAGTTTGAGCAGGCAGGTCGTGAAGATCTGGCGATACGGCAACGTGAGGAAATTGCTATTCTTCATAAATATTTGCCCGAGCAGCTTACTGAGGAAGAAGTACGACAAATTGTTACAGAAACGATTGCCGAAACCGGTGCTTCGCAAAAATCGGACATGGGTAAGGTAATGGGCGCCATTATGCCTAAGGTTAAAGGTAAGGCAGATGGATCTGTTATTAATCGTCTTGTTCTAGAATCATTATCATAA
- the rpsU gene encoding 30S ribosomal protein S21, whose amino-acid sequence MAETRVRKNESIDAALRRFKKSISKEGTMAEVKKRKHYEKPSVKRKKKSEAARKRKF is encoded by the coding sequence ATGGCAGAAACTCGCGTTCGCAAAAACGAATCGATTGATGCTGCACTTCGTCGCTTTAAGAAGTCTATCTCTAAAGAGGGAACGATGGCTGAGGTTAAAAAGCGTAAGCACTATGAAAAGCCTAGTGTGAAACGTAAAAAGAAATCAGAAGCCGCTAGAAAACGTAAATTCTAA
- a CDS encoding Na/Pi symporter has protein sequence MFTEISTRFIAYLAIFLFGLIVMRHGLFQLAQAKLQVLLTEITNSAWKGMLAGIFITALLQSSSAVMVMLVGLVAARLIPFTHTIGVILGANIGTTVTAELITFQIGSHALWLLAVGMLLLLFRYAICYSMGCLCVGLACLFLSMSGLSSLAEPVSTFSFTQDLFQWAASHSAYGAILGAILAAIVQSSTACIAIAMGFLADQSMTLPTAIAIMIGSNIGTCLTALLASIGAGPSARQVAYANIWLNALGAILFLPFINGLASISMMLSSDPATQLAHSSVLFNVICSILLLPLVRPFTWFVSALHGNRL, from the coding sequence ATGTTCACAGAGATTAGTACCCGATTCATCGCATATTTAGCGATATTTTTATTTGGCCTTATTGTAATGAGACACGGTTTGTTTCAGCTTGCTCAGGCAAAATTGCAAGTATTACTTACAGAAATAACGAATTCAGCATGGAAAGGAATGTTAGCTGGTATTTTCATTACTGCTCTTCTACAAAGTAGTTCAGCCGTTATGGTGATGCTTGTAGGATTAGTTGCTGCCCGCTTAATCCCTTTTACTCATACAATTGGAGTGATACTTGGAGCCAACATTGGAACAACCGTCACAGCTGAACTCATCACTTTCCAAATTGGTTCTCATGCTTTGTGGCTGTTAGCTGTTGGCATGCTCTTATTACTATTTCGTTATGCAATCTGCTATTCAATGGGCTGTCTCTGCGTTGGTCTAGCTTGTTTATTTTTGTCGATGAGTGGATTATCATCATTGGCCGAACCAGTCTCCACTTTTTCATTTACACAAGACCTTTTCCAGTGGGCAGCTTCGCATTCTGCATATGGAGCCATTCTTGGTGCCATTTTAGCAGCTATTGTTCAATCGAGTACGGCATGTATCGCGATTGCAATGGGTTTTTTAGCAGACCAAAGTATGACGCTACCTACAGCCATCGCAATTATGATTGGTTCTAATATTGGCACATGTTTAACTGCTCTTTTGGCGAGCATTGGTGCTGGGCCATCTGCACGACAGGTAGCCTATGCAAACATTTGGCTAAATGCACTAGGAGCTATTTTATTTCTGCCGTTTATTAATGGACTGGCTTCAATTTCCATGATGTTATCATCAGACCCTGCGACTCAATTGGCGCATTCAAGTGTATTGTTTAATGTAATCTGCTCAATTCTACTTCTCCCACTTGTAAGACCGTTTACGTGGTTTGTTAGCGCTTTGCATGGCAATAGACTGTAA
- the deoC gene encoding deoxyribose-phosphate aldolase encodes MAQLNLANMIDHTALKPDTTEEQIRTLCEEALTHTFASVCVNPTWVPLASELLKESEEVKVCTVIGFPLGASSTATKAFETTQAIKDGAKEVDMVINIAALKAGNQQALEEDIHAVVQAAEGHALVKVIIESCLLTDEEKKVACEISVKAGADFVKTSTGFSTGGATVADIQLMRETVGPNIGVKASGGVRSLEDAEQMIQAGANRIGASSGVAIMNGQQGGSSY; translated from the coding sequence ATGGCACAGCTAAACTTAGCAAACATGATTGATCATACAGCACTAAAACCTGATACAACGGAGGAACAAATTCGTACACTTTGCGAAGAAGCTTTAACTCATACGTTTGCATCTGTATGTGTGAACCCAACATGGGTACCGCTCGCTTCTGAGCTTTTAAAAGAGTCTGAAGAAGTAAAAGTTTGCACGGTGATTGGCTTTCCTTTGGGCGCATCGTCAACAGCAACAAAAGCCTTTGAAACCACTCAGGCGATTAAAGACGGAGCAAAAGAAGTTGATATGGTTATTAATATCGCTGCCTTAAAAGCAGGCAATCAACAGGCACTAGAAGAAGATATACATGCTGTTGTTCAAGCTGCAGAAGGTCACGCGTTGGTTAAGGTGATTATTGAATCATGCTTACTGACGGATGAAGAGAAAAAAGTGGCTTGTGAAATCTCCGTTAAAGCAGGAGCTGACTTTGTTAAAACATCGACTGGTTTTTCAACTGGTGGAGCGACTGTAGCAGATATTCAATTAATGCGCGAAACAGTCGGACCTAACATTGGTGTAAAAGCCTCTGGTGGCGTAAGAAGCCTAGAAGATGCAGAACAAATGATTCAAGCTGGTGCTAATCGAATAGGTGCAAGCTCTGGTGTGGCCATAATGAACGGTCAGCAAGGCGGGAGCAGTTATTAA